Proteins from one Planctomyces sp. SH-PL62 genomic window:
- a CDS encoding CPBP family intramembrane glutamic endopeptidase, giving the protein MTPVSILEFLLSVTSTFLELILVGMVVSWGWVLIRLARGLPLIPTEPFLQIPPARWGLGTILLVVILQLGAGRVAAEGCHALLGFKVEELLTTENPKPAPPTPDGEMADDEDAEEIAIQRSASIARRLMIWNASYNGLFLLAFPWLFRLVSGAGFAALGFTTRRWTEQLQVGIVAGLLAAPVVYSIQFLAVKVFEVRAHPIEKMLQASFDPALAILAMTSTIVLAPLAEEVMFRGVLQGWLTRVWNDQIPRLMRGGRQAQATPMAEGAVVGPTAPEILQTTVESPGPQAPNAVCWPAVIVTSAVFAAVHGPQWPAPIALFVFSMVMGAVYQRTGSLLSAIVIHGLFNGCSTLLLIVQQLGRSLELPDPTVLAPAPAPAVAWVWESLVRLLS; this is encoded by the coding sequence ATGACGCCCGTCTCGATCCTGGAGTTCCTGCTGTCGGTCACCTCCACGTTCCTGGAGTTGATCCTGGTCGGCATGGTGGTCTCCTGGGGATGGGTTCTCATCCGGCTCGCCCGTGGATTACCGTTGATCCCGACCGAGCCCTTCCTACAGATCCCCCCCGCCCGCTGGGGACTCGGGACGATCTTGCTCGTCGTCATCCTTCAACTGGGGGCTGGCCGGGTGGCGGCGGAGGGATGCCATGCCCTACTCGGGTTCAAGGTCGAGGAGCTTCTGACGACGGAGAATCCGAAGCCGGCCCCGCCCACGCCGGATGGTGAGATGGCGGACGACGAAGACGCCGAGGAGATCGCCATTCAGCGCTCGGCCAGCATCGCCCGCCGCCTGATGATCTGGAACGCCAGCTACAACGGCCTCTTCCTCCTGGCCTTCCCCTGGTTATTTCGTCTCGTCTCGGGTGCGGGATTCGCGGCGCTTGGGTTCACGACCAGAAGGTGGACCGAACAGCTGCAGGTGGGGATCGTCGCCGGCCTGCTCGCCGCGCCGGTGGTCTACTCGATCCAGTTTCTCGCCGTCAAGGTCTTCGAGGTCCGCGCACATCCCATCGAGAAGATGCTGCAAGCCAGCTTCGACCCCGCCCTAGCGATTCTGGCGATGACGTCCACGATCGTGCTCGCCCCCCTCGCCGAGGAGGTGATGTTCCGAGGCGTCCTGCAGGGCTGGTTGACCCGAGTGTGGAACGACCAGATTCCTCGGCTCATGCGAGGCGGTCGGCAGGCGCAGGCCACCCCAATGGCCGAAGGAGCGGTCGTCGGACCGACTGCACCGGAAATCCTGCAGACAACGGTCGAAAGCCCGGGCCCGCAAGCTCCGAACGCCGTCTGCTGGCCCGCGGTGATCGTCACGTCGGCGGTGTTCGCGGCCGTGCATGGCCCCCAGTGGCCCGCACCGATCGCTCTGTTCGTGTTCTCGATGGTGATGGGGGCGGTCTACCAACGGACGGGCAGCCTCCTGAGCGCGATCGTGATACACGGCCTCTTCAACGGCTGCAGCACGCTCCTCCTGATCGTGCAGCAACTCGGCCGCTCGCTCGAACTGCCGGATCCGACCGTCCTCGCTCCGGCGCCGGCCCCGGCGGTGGCGTGGGTCTGGGAAAGTCTGGTGCGATTGTTGAGTTGA
- the glgX gene encoding glycogen debranching protein GlgX: MLTVMRGRPLPLGAITQPSGVNFAVVCRHATSVWLVLGDPQTVGFETEIQLDPRLNRTGDHWHVRIDGLPDEFCYGYRVDGPDHAGFRFDPTALLLDPYARAVSCSGQWGERSPNPRRSLVNEAMTEREPLVGPNTPLEDTIIYELHVRGYTIDPSSGVANPGTFAGLTEKLEYLHDLGITAVELLPVDEFDETDCAYVNPLSGERLLNFWGYNTIAFSAPKATYAVKSGRLEPWEEFGAMVDSFHERGIEVYLDIVFNHTAESGDDGPTYSFRGFDNPLYYILDEQGRYLNFTGCGNSFNTDHPVVRNFLLACLRNWVAEAGVDGFRFDLASVLGRDSRGEVMVNPPTINRISEDSLLYGTKLIAEPWDAGGLYQVGTFPGGGRWSDWNGRYRDDVRRFWRGEPGLTSDLATRLCGSDDLYSGRGPLHSVNFISCHDGFTLHDLVSYDHKHNEANGEGNRDGSDANFSWNCGAEGPTSDPAILALRMRQARNLMATLLISQGIPMILGGDEFLRTQGGNNNAWCQDNPVSWMDWTLAETQSDFLRFVRKMIALRKAHPVFRRRTFFDGAASARPPEILWHGVQPVQPDFSPTAQALAFALDGRRCDRPGVIDRDFYVAMNASGEDLDFRIPASPSGRAWRRVVDTALPSPDDFVDVDAGTEVEVMSAYRVIARSLIILTSQD; the protein is encoded by the coding sequence GTGCTGACCGTGATGCGAGGCCGTCCCCTCCCTTTGGGAGCGATCACCCAGCCGAGCGGGGTCAACTTCGCGGTCGTCTGCCGACACGCGACGTCGGTCTGGCTTGTATTGGGCGATCCTCAGACGGTCGGCTTCGAGACCGAGATCCAGCTCGATCCGAGGCTGAATCGCACAGGCGACCACTGGCACGTCCGCATCGACGGGCTGCCCGACGAGTTCTGTTACGGCTATCGGGTCGACGGGCCTGACCACGCCGGTTTCCGATTCGACCCGACGGCCCTCCTCTTGGATCCCTACGCCCGTGCGGTGTCCTGCTCCGGCCAATGGGGCGAGCGGTCGCCGAATCCGCGTCGGAGCCTCGTGAACGAGGCGATGACCGAGCGCGAACCGTTGGTCGGACCCAACACGCCGCTTGAAGACACGATCATTTACGAACTTCACGTCCGAGGCTACACGATCGACCCGAGTTCCGGAGTCGCCAACCCCGGCACCTTCGCCGGACTGACCGAGAAGCTCGAGTACCTGCACGATCTGGGGATCACCGCCGTCGAGCTCCTCCCCGTCGACGAATTCGACGAGACGGATTGCGCTTACGTCAATCCGCTGTCCGGAGAGAGGCTGCTCAACTTCTGGGGCTACAACACGATCGCTTTCTCAGCCCCCAAGGCGACCTACGCCGTGAAGTCGGGCCGGCTGGAGCCCTGGGAGGAATTCGGCGCGATGGTCGATTCCTTCCACGAGCGCGGGATCGAGGTGTACCTGGATATCGTGTTCAACCACACCGCCGAGTCGGGGGACGACGGCCCGACGTACAGCTTTCGGGGATTCGACAACCCCCTCTACTACATCCTCGACGAGCAGGGCCGATACCTCAACTTTACGGGGTGCGGGAACAGCTTCAACACCGACCATCCGGTCGTCCGGAACTTCTTGCTCGCTTGCCTGCGGAACTGGGTGGCCGAGGCGGGCGTGGACGGTTTCCGCTTCGATCTGGCCTCGGTCCTGGGGAGGGACTCTCGCGGGGAGGTCATGGTCAACCCCCCCACGATCAACCGGATCTCGGAGGATTCGCTCCTCTACGGCACCAAGCTCATCGCCGAACCCTGGGACGCGGGGGGTCTGTACCAGGTGGGGACCTTCCCAGGCGGAGGACGCTGGTCCGACTGGAACGGGCGGTATCGGGACGACGTCCGGCGCTTCTGGCGCGGAGAGCCGGGCCTGACCTCGGATCTGGCCACGCGACTTTGCGGCAGCGACGACCTGTACTCGGGCCGGGGCCCACTGCACTCGGTCAATTTCATCTCCTGCCACGACGGTTTCACGCTCCACGATCTGGTCTCGTACGACCACAAGCACAACGAGGCGAACGGTGAAGGGAATCGGGACGGGAGCGACGCCAATTTCAGCTGGAACTGCGGGGCCGAAGGCCCGACGAGCGACCCCGCGATCCTGGCCCTTCGGATGCGGCAGGCCCGCAACCTCATGGCCACGCTTCTGATCTCCCAGGGGATCCCCATGATCCTGGGCGGGGACGAGTTCCTCAGGACTCAGGGGGGGAACAACAACGCCTGGTGCCAGGACAATCCCGTAAGCTGGATGGACTGGACGCTGGCCGAAACCCAGAGCGACTTCCTACGGTTCGTGCGCAAGATGATCGCCCTGCGCAAGGCGCACCCGGTCTTCCGACGACGGACATTCTTCGACGGGGCGGCCTCGGCTCGGCCGCCCGAGATCCTCTGGCACGGCGTCCAGCCCGTGCAGCCGGACTTCTCGCCGACCGCCCAGGCTTTGGCCTTCGCTCTCGACGGCCGGCGGTGCGATCGGCCCGGCGTCATCGACCGCGATTTCTACGTCGCCATGAACGCGAGCGGAGAGGATCTGGATTTTCGGATCCCCGCCTCCCCTTCAGGACGCGCCTGGCGTCGCGTGGTGGACACGGCCCTGCCCTCGCCGGACGACTTCGTGGATGTGGACGCCGGCACGGAAGTCGAGGTCATGTCCGCTTATCGCGTCATCGCCCGTTCCCTGATCATCCTGACATCGCAGGATTGA
- a CDS encoding toxin-antitoxin system HicB family antitoxin, with translation MPETVVHFQIRMPPVLHEQLASWAKEDKSSLNALIVGILEKAIEQHNKSTQAS, from the coding sequence ATGCCCGAAACAGTCGTTCACTTCCAGATCCGTATGCCACCCGTGCTCCACGAACAGCTGGCCAGCTGGGCCAAGGAAGACAAGTCCTCGCTCAACGCCTTGATCGTCGGCATCCTTGAGAAGGCGATCGAGCAGCATAACAAGTCGACCCAGGCCTCCTGA
- a CDS encoding GbsR/MarR family transcriptional regulator, with translation MDSTISDGPIEGSPASLGADVLIRRFIEHWGMMARAWGINSTMGELFALLYITGSDWTAEELRSRLDVSRGNVSMNLRELLGWGVVRKAHRPGERRELYRAETDVWTLFQRIMTERKRRELDPTVKVLDDLARVAEEAPGLGELRSRLETLRSFLEAIDGLSVRLMALDSGDLAAIGKLLAVDDDAELE, from the coding sequence ATGGATTCGACGATCTCGGACGGCCCGATCGAAGGCTCGCCCGCGAGCCTCGGGGCCGACGTCCTGATCCGGCGCTTCATCGAGCACTGGGGCATGATGGCCCGAGCCTGGGGGATCAATTCCACGATGGGGGAGTTGTTCGCCCTGCTCTATATCACGGGCTCCGACTGGACCGCCGAGGAACTCCGATCGCGGCTGGACGTCTCCCGCGGCAATGTCAGCATGAATCTCAGGGAGTTGCTCGGCTGGGGGGTCGTCCGCAAGGCCCACCGGCCTGGCGAGCGCCGGGAACTCTACCGCGCCGAGACCGACGTCTGGACCCTCTTCCAGAGGATCATGACCGAGCGGAAGCGACGGGAACTCGATCCCACCGTGAAGGTCCTCGACGACCTCGCCAGGGTCGCCGAGGAGGCCCCCGGCCTGGGCGAGCTGCGCAGCCGGCTGGAGACGCTCCGGAGCTTTCTGGAGGCGATCGACGGGCTCTCGGTGCGGCTCATGGCCCTGGATTCCGGAGACCTGGCCGCGATCGGCAAGCTCCTGGCCGTCGACGACGACGCCGAGCTGGAGTGA
- the polA gene encoding DNA polymerase I, whose product MADRPTFYILDAYSLIFQVFHAIPEMTSPTGGPTNAAFGIFRDVLNLFRDRKPDYIAAAFDGGGPVFRSEIFADYKSNRPDMPINLVPQIDVIRRIFEGFNVPVLVEPGMEADDVIATLARRGEERGLDVFICTSDKDARQLISDHVKILNIRKNTLMDEAALEKEWGIRPGQVVDFLALTGDAVDNVPGVPGIGPILASGYLKQFGDLETLLANPDKVKGPKKQQALRDNAEVARRARSLVALRDDLELALDWNALQASPPNAPVLREICVESGFHRFAADLSDSKETVPDAPKAEWVARYSTIDTPESFQTFVQELRKQPRFCIDAETTSINPLLSSLVGIAVSWNAGEGFYIPLRAPIGFKILDPEMVLDALRPILADPEVEKVGQNLKYDMLAFRRAGVSIEGPITDTMILSYLLESGERNHSLDQLSDRLLGHKMIPISDLIGKGKKQLRMDQIDVPRIAEYAGEDADATWRVYEILAPRVREEGLWDLYADLERPLVSILMRMEEIGVMVDVHRLKELSDDFAVRLAATEEEIHKLAGRPFNINSVPQLRQILFEELKLPKLQKTPGGELSTATEVLEELASKHPLPALLVRHRQLTKLKGTYLDALPLLAHPDDGRIHASFNQGVAATGRLSSSDPNLQNIPVRTEEGRQIRQAFVAEGDDQRLLTADYSQIELRVLAHFSQDPALCKAFEADHDIHRAVAARIYGVAEDQVDDTMRRVAKTVNFGVIYGLSPFGLAGRLGIKQSEAAAFIDAYFQEYQGVDQFITRTLESAQASGRVETILGRRRPIAGIKATTGRNRNLAERTAVNTVIQGSAADLIKRAMILVDRRLREERLEARMILQIHDELVFESPVSELPRLAALVREEMTRALSLAVPLKVDLAVGRNWLDVETPDY is encoded by the coding sequence ATGGCCGATCGCCCAACGTTCTATATTCTCGACGCTTACTCCTTGATTTTCCAGGTCTTCCACGCCATCCCAGAGATGACGAGCCCGACCGGAGGGCCCACGAACGCCGCCTTCGGGATCTTCCGGGACGTCCTCAACCTGTTCCGCGACCGCAAGCCGGACTACATCGCGGCCGCCTTCGACGGCGGGGGGCCCGTCTTCCGGTCGGAGATCTTCGCCGACTACAAGTCCAATCGGCCCGACATGCCGATCAACCTCGTCCCCCAGATCGACGTGATCCGGCGCATCTTCGAGGGATTCAACGTGCCGGTCCTGGTCGAGCCCGGCATGGAGGCCGACGACGTCATCGCCACGCTCGCCCGACGCGGCGAGGAGCGTGGGCTCGACGTCTTCATCTGCACGTCCGACAAGGACGCCCGGCAGTTGATCAGCGATCACGTCAAGATCCTCAACATCCGCAAGAACACCCTGATGGACGAGGCGGCGCTGGAGAAGGAGTGGGGGATACGGCCGGGTCAGGTCGTCGACTTCCTGGCCCTCACCGGCGACGCCGTCGACAACGTACCCGGCGTCCCGGGGATCGGCCCGATCCTCGCCTCGGGATACCTGAAACAGTTCGGCGACCTGGAGACACTCCTGGCCAACCCCGACAAGGTGAAAGGCCCCAAGAAGCAGCAAGCCCTCCGGGACAACGCCGAGGTGGCCCGCCGGGCGCGGAGCCTCGTGGCCCTTCGCGACGATCTGGAACTGGCCCTGGACTGGAACGCGCTCCAGGCCTCGCCTCCCAACGCCCCGGTCCTCCGGGAGATCTGCGTCGAATCGGGTTTCCACCGCTTCGCCGCCGACCTGAGCGACTCAAAGGAGACGGTCCCCGACGCACCGAAAGCCGAGTGGGTCGCGAGATATTCGACGATCGACACCCCGGAATCGTTCCAGACTTTCGTCCAGGAATTACGGAAACAGCCCCGATTCTGCATCGACGCCGAGACGACCTCGATCAATCCGCTCCTGTCCAGCCTCGTCGGGATCGCCGTCTCCTGGAACGCGGGAGAGGGTTTCTACATCCCCTTGCGGGCCCCGATCGGCTTCAAGATCCTCGACCCCGAGATGGTCCTGGACGCCCTGCGGCCGATCCTCGCGGACCCGGAGGTCGAGAAGGTCGGCCAGAACCTCAAGTATGACATGCTGGCCTTCCGTCGGGCGGGCGTCTCGATCGAGGGGCCGATCACCGACACCATGATCCTCAGCTACCTGCTCGAAAGCGGCGAGCGCAACCACAGCCTGGACCAGCTGTCGGACCGCCTCCTGGGCCACAAGATGATCCCGATCTCCGATCTGATCGGGAAGGGGAAGAAGCAGCTCAGGATGGACCAGATCGACGTTCCGCGCATCGCCGAGTACGCCGGGGAGGACGCCGACGCGACCTGGCGGGTCTACGAAATCCTCGCCCCCCGGGTCCGCGAGGAGGGCCTGTGGGACCTCTACGCCGACCTGGAGCGCCCCCTCGTCTCGATCCTGATGCGGATGGAAGAGATCGGCGTCATGGTGGACGTCCACCGGCTGAAGGAGCTTTCCGACGACTTCGCCGTCCGGCTCGCGGCAACCGAGGAAGAGATCCACAAGCTCGCCGGCCGCCCGTTCAACATCAACTCCGTGCCCCAACTCCGCCAGATCCTCTTCGAAGAGCTGAAGCTCCCCAAGCTTCAGAAAACCCCCGGCGGAGAGTTGAGCACCGCGACCGAGGTCCTGGAGGAGCTGGCGAGCAAGCACCCCCTGCCCGCCCTCCTGGTCCGGCATCGCCAGCTCACCAAGCTGAAGGGGACCTACCTCGACGCCCTGCCGCTCCTCGCCCATCCCGACGACGGCCGGATCCACGCGTCCTTCAATCAGGGAGTGGCGGCCACCGGCCGGCTCAGCTCCAGCGACCCCAATCTCCAGAACATCCCCGTGCGGACCGAGGAAGGCCGCCAGATCCGTCAGGCGTTCGTGGCCGAGGGGGACGACCAAAGGCTCCTGACGGCCGACTACTCGCAGATCGAACTCCGGGTCCTCGCCCACTTCTCCCAAGATCCGGCGCTGTGCAAGGCCTTCGAGGCCGACCACGACATCCACCGCGCCGTCGCGGCGAGGATCTACGGCGTGGCCGAGGATCAGGTCGACGACACGATGAGACGGGTCGCGAAGACGGTGAACTTCGGCGTGATCTACGGCCTCAGCCCGTTCGGCCTGGCCGGACGACTGGGCATCAAACAGTCCGAGGCGGCGGCCTTCATCGACGCCTACTTCCAGGAGTATCAGGGAGTCGACCAGTTCATCACCCGGACGCTCGAATCCGCCCAGGCTTCGGGGCGTGTCGAGACGATTTTGGGCCGCCGTCGGCCGATCGCGGGGATCAAGGCGACCACCGGGAGGAATCGGAACCTCGCCGAGCGGACGGCCGTCAACACGGTGATCCAGGGGTCCGCGGCCGACCTCATCAAGCGGGCGATGATCCTCGTCGATCGTCGGCTCCGCGAGGAGCGCCTGGAGGCTCGGATGATCCTCCAGATCCACGACGAATTGGTCTTCGAGAGCCCGGTCTCGGAGCTGCCGCGGCTGGCCGCGCTGGTCCGCGAAGAGATGACGCGGGCGCTGTCGCTGGCGGTGCCGCTGAAGGTCGACCTGGCCGTCGGGAGGAACTGGCTCGACGTCGAGACTCCCGACTATTGA
- the coaE gene encoding dephospho-CoA kinase (Dephospho-CoA kinase (CoaE) performs the final step in coenzyme A biosynthesis.) — protein MSESSTTIGESPAQASRWKSGALPVVGLTGGVGGGKSAAAALLESRGAVVIDADSVGHEVLRHAEIAAQVVDRFGPRILGADQAIDRRALGRIVFDDPTARRDLEALLHPTMFEEFARTIGDAQRRADARLVVLDAAILLESNWDRACDLVVFVEAPRETRLARVQATRGWTADELDAREAAQWPVERKKSRADYVLVNDEDASCLESKVDRFVAWLEDESRCAGRPLPAPTSSDSPGAGPSPARHELRLDP, from the coding sequence ATGTCCGAGTCGTCCACGACTATCGGAGAGTCCCCCGCGCAAGCGTCGCGGTGGAAGTCGGGTGCGCTCCCCGTCGTCGGCCTGACCGGCGGCGTCGGCGGCGGCAAGAGCGCCGCGGCGGCCCTGCTCGAGTCGCGTGGCGCGGTCGTGATCGACGCCGACTCGGTGGGTCATGAGGTGTTGCGGCACGCCGAGATCGCGGCCCAGGTCGTGGACCGCTTCGGCCCCCGAATTCTGGGGGCCGACCAGGCGATCGACCGGCGGGCGCTCGGCCGCATCGTCTTCGACGATCCCACGGCCCGACGGGATCTTGAGGCCCTCCTCCATCCGACGATGTTCGAGGAATTCGCCCGGACGATCGGCGACGCGCAACGGCGAGCGGACGCCCGGTTGGTGGTGCTGGACGCGGCGATCTTGTTGGAGTCGAACTGGGATCGCGCCTGCGACCTCGTGGTCTTCGTCGAAGCTCCCCGAGAAACCAGGCTCGCGAGAGTCCAGGCGACTCGGGGCTGGACGGCCGACGAACTCGATGCGCGCGAAGCGGCCCAGTGGCCGGTCGAACGTAAGAAATCCCGCGCCGACTACGTTCTAGTCAATGACGAGGACGCTTCATGTTTGGAATCGAAGGTCGATCGATTCGTCGCCTGGCTCGAGGATGAGTCCCGATGCGCCGGGCGACCTCTTCCGGCCCCGACCTCGAGCGATTCGCCCGGGGCTGGTCCGTCGCCAGCTCGTCACGAACTGCGACTTGATCCATGA
- the rho gene encoding transcription termination factor Rho, with protein MPNETRPRRESSGSSRIRKTAAASPPPASDENAGSASASTPNHSPVSESPAASETYRERPSREPYREEGPADREPIRFIRSRDRAEPAAERPEREPGMTLRERLARDRAEREAASPPPAHDGIPLSRDRDRDRDRDREAAPPVRERVREAREPEASGSRERPEREASFNSRDRDYSTSTKPERSPSPSASPSLGEGAGEAFPDVEDDDVFGDVAIHDRYEDIKRGEIHLTELQKMTMPQLIKTAKSEGIAEYMGLKKQDLIFKILKERVKQNGLMYGEGTLEVLPDGFGFLRSPDYNYLPCPDDIYVSPSQIRRFGLKTGAIVSGQIRPPKENERYFALLRVEAINFEDPDKLSEKVGFDDLTPLHPQGRIRLETTNEEINMRVVDLVTPIGFGQRGVIVAPPRTGKTILLQKIANSVLTNHPEAYVMVLLIDERPEEVTDMERSVKGPTAEVISSTFDEPASRHIQVAEMVIEKAKRMVEFGKDVVILLDSITRLARAYNTEAPHSGKILTGGIDASALQKPKRFFGAARKIEEAGSLTILATALVDTGSRMDDVIFEEFKGTGNMELHLDRRLVEKRIWPAIDVNKSGTRREELLMDADELRRVWILRRVLNDMNPVEAMELLTGRMKKSKTNGEFLSSMNLS; from the coding sequence ATGCCTAACGAGACACGCCCCCGCCGCGAGTCCTCTGGAAGCTCCCGCATCCGCAAGACCGCCGCGGCCTCCCCTCCGCCCGCTTCAGACGAGAACGCCGGATCCGCCTCCGCCTCGACTCCCAATCATTCGCCGGTCTCCGAGTCGCCCGCCGCTTCCGAAACCTACCGCGAGCGCCCCTCGCGCGAACCGTATCGCGAGGAAGGCCCGGCCGACCGCGAGCCGATCCGGTTCATCCGATCCCGCGACCGCGCCGAACCGGCCGCCGAGCGGCCCGAGCGCGAGCCGGGGATGACCCTTCGCGAGCGCCTCGCCCGCGACCGCGCCGAACGCGAGGCCGCCTCGCCGCCCCCCGCGCACGACGGCATCCCGCTCTCGCGCGATCGGGATCGAGATCGCGACAGGGACCGCGAGGCCGCCCCGCCCGTCCGCGAGCGGGTCCGCGAGGCTCGCGAGCCCGAGGCGTCCGGCTCCCGCGAGCGCCCGGAGCGCGAGGCCTCGTTCAACTCCCGCGATCGCGACTACTCGACGTCCACCAAGCCCGAACGATCTCCTTCTCCGTCGGCCTCGCCGTCCCTGGGCGAAGGCGCGGGCGAAGCGTTCCCCGACGTCGAGGACGACGACGTCTTCGGGGATGTGGCGATCCACGATCGCTACGAGGACATCAAGCGCGGTGAGATCCATCTCACCGAGCTCCAGAAGATGACGATGCCTCAGCTCATCAAGACGGCGAAATCCGAAGGGATCGCCGAGTACATGGGGCTGAAGAAGCAGGACCTCATCTTCAAGATCCTCAAGGAGAGGGTCAAGCAGAACGGCCTGATGTACGGCGAGGGGACCCTGGAAGTCCTGCCCGACGGCTTCGGCTTCCTCCGCAGCCCGGACTACAACTACCTGCCCTGCCCCGACGACATCTACGTCTCCCCCAGCCAGATCCGCCGCTTCGGTCTCAAGACCGGCGCTATCGTGTCGGGCCAGATCCGCCCCCCCAAGGAGAACGAGCGGTACTTCGCGCTCCTGCGGGTCGAGGCGATCAACTTCGAGGACCCGGACAAGCTCAGCGAGAAGGTCGGCTTCGACGACCTCACGCCGCTGCACCCCCAGGGCCGCATCCGGCTCGAGACGACCAACGAAGAAATCAACATGCGGGTCGTCGACCTCGTCACGCCGATTGGCTTCGGCCAGCGCGGCGTGATCGTGGCGCCCCCTCGGACCGGCAAGACGATCCTCCTCCAGAAGATCGCCAACAGCGTCCTGACGAACCACCCCGAAGCCTACGTCATGGTCCTCCTGATCGACGAACGGCCGGAGGAAGTGACCGACATGGAGCGGTCGGTGAAAGGGCCGACGGCCGAGGTCATCAGCTCGACCTTCGACGAGCCCGCCTCGCGACACATCCAGGTCGCCGAGATGGTGATCGAGAAGGCCAAGCGGATGGTCGAGTTCGGCAAGGACGTCGTCATCCTGCTCGACTCGATCACCCGGCTCGCCCGCGCCTACAACACCGAGGCGCCCCACTCCGGCAAGATCCTCACCGGCGGCATCGACGCCTCGGCGCTGCAGAAGCCCAAGCGGTTCTTCGGCGCCGCCCGCAAGATCGAGGAGGCCGGCAGCCTGACGATCCTGGCCACCGCCCTGGTCGACACCGGCAGCCGCATGGACGACGTGATCTTCGAGGAGTTCAAGGGGACCGGCAACATGGAACTGCACCTCGACCGTCGCCTGGTCGAGAAGCGGATCTGGCCGGCCATCGACGTCAACAAGTCGGGCACGCGGCGCGAGGAGCTCCTCATGGACGCCGACGAACTCCGCCGAGTCTGGATCCTCCGTCGCGTCCTCAACGACATGAACCCCGTCGAGGCCATGGAGCTGCTCACCGGCCGGATGAAGAAGTCCAAGACCAACGGCGAGTTCCTGTCGAGCATGAACCTGTCGTAA
- the ribH gene encoding 6,7-dimethyl-8-ribityllumazine synthase produces MPIYEGDFSPPSGRFAIVASRFNSLVTEALLAGCRDAFVRHGVADDRLDVYWVPGSFEVPLVARKLAESGAHASVICLGCVIRGETGHYDHVAGQAAGGILQAGLATGVPVIFGVLTTETVEQALNRSGLKSGNKGGEAAMAAIEMVNLLGKIGGQ; encoded by the coding sequence ATGCCGATCTACGAAGGTGATTTCTCGCCCCCCTCGGGCCGGTTCGCGATCGTCGCCTCCCGCTTCAACTCTCTGGTGACCGAGGCGCTGCTGGCAGGCTGCCGCGACGCCTTCGTGCGCCACGGGGTCGCCGACGACCGCCTGGACGTCTACTGGGTCCCCGGCTCGTTCGAGGTCCCGCTGGTCGCCCGCAAGCTCGCAGAGTCCGGGGCGCACGCCTCCGTCATCTGCCTGGGCTGCGTGATCCGGGGCGAGACCGGCCATTACGACCACGTCGCCGGCCAGGCCGCCGGCGGCATCCTCCAGGCCGGGCTCGCCACCGGCGTCCCGGTGATCTTCGGCGTCCTGACCACCGAGACCGTCGAGCAGGCCCTCAACCGCTCCGGCCTCAAGTCCGGCAACAAGGGGGGCGAGGCGGCGATGGCGGCGATCGAGATGGTCAATCTCCTCGGAAAGATCGGCGGTCAATAA